CCGCTGCCCGAGTTCGCGGGGGAAGCCGCGGTACCCACTTCGGTCGATCTTTTTATCAACGGCTATCGCTCCGGCTCAACCCAGCTTCAGCCGGGCCCCTTCACCCTGACTAATCTGCCCTATATCAACGGCGCCGGGGATGCGGTGCTGGTCACAACGGATGCGCTGGGGCGCCAGGTAAGCACCACGCTACCGTTTTACGTCACCAGCGACCTGCTCAAACAAGGGCTGAGCGACGGCGCCGTGACGCTCGGCAGCCTGCGGCGTAATTACGGCATCAAGAATTTTGACTACGGTCCGGCAGCCGGCAGCGGCTCGTATCGCTACGGGATGACGGACTGGCTAACCCTCGAGGGCCACGCGGAAGGGGCGCAGGAGCTGGCGCTGGGCGGCGCGGGGACGGTGATAAAACTCGGCCAGTTTGGCGTGGTGAATACCTCTTACTCGCAAAGCCGCATGCGCGGTGATGCGGGCGGGCAAATCAACTGGGGTTACCAGTACAGTACCAGCGAGTTTAGCGTCGCCACCCAGCACACGCGTCGCGACCGCGGCTTTGGCAATCTGGCCCTTTACGATCAGCCGACGGTATATGACGAAAACAATAAGCCCATCGCCAGCTTTAGCCGTAATACGGACCAGTATTCGCTGACCTTCAATCTGGGACGGTACGGCAACATCGGTGCGGCCTGGATCGGCGTGGAGAGTTTTGACAGCCAAAAAACCGAGCTGCTCAATCTCTCCTGGAGCCGAAACCTGTGGGGAGCGAGCAGCATTTACCTGGCCGGCAGCCGGGATCGGCAGCGGGGAGACTGGACGGTCGCGCTGTCGCTGCAGGTGCCGCTGGGGGCGCGCGACAGCGCTGCCGTCACCGTTGAAAACACCCCGGATGCAGGCAGTACCCAGCGCATTAACTACAACCACTCCATGCCTTCTGACGGTGGGTTCAGCTGGAACATGGCCTGGGCCAACCAGTCAAGATCCAGTGATTATCAACAGGGTACGCTGGGCTGGCGCAATAACAACATCGAGCTGCAGGGCGGCGGCTATGGCGAAAGGGATACCATGACCTGGTGGGGCGAGGCGATGGGCGCCGTTGTGCTGATGGACGGCGAGCTGTTCGCGGCGAATAAGATCAACGATGCGTTTGTGGTCATCAGTACCGATGGCCACCCGGATGTGCCCGTCAGCTATGAGAACCAGCCCGTCGGTAAAACCAATAACAACGGCTACCTGCTGGTCAGCGGGGTGTCGGCGTATTACCCGGCAAGCTACCGGATTGATACTTTGAATCTGCCGGCGGATACCCGTCTGAAAGAGACCGAGCGGCGGATCGCGATTCGGCGCCACAGCGGCTATCTGGTCGATTTCCCGATGGAGCAGGAACGGGTGGCCAGCGTTATTCTGCATGACGCGCGCGGGAAGGCGTTGCCGGTGGGAAGCCAGGTTCGACGCGCCTCGCGCAGCAATGCGGTGGTGGGGTATGACGGCATCGCCTGGCTGGAAAATCTCAGCGATGTGAACCCGCTGGAGGTGATCGCACCTGACGGGAGGCGCTGTAAGACTACCCTGACCGTGGGGGCCAATCCGGAGCACAAGCTGAAAACCTACGGGCCGCTGGTTTGCCGGGAGGAGCCATGACGCGCCTGCTGCTATTCATCCTGCTGCTGTTCTCCGGCGGCGGCTGGGCGGCGTGTACCGTCAGTACGGTTAATGCGTCGTTTGGCAGCGTCACCTCGTTCGCGCTTAGCGGAACCGGAGAAGTTCAAACCACCGGCACGCTGGTGGTGGCCTGCGATGCCGTACTGAATATGCTGACCAGCGACTCGGTAACGCTGACCTACACCGCGGCATCGGTTTCGGGCAGCAGCCGGGCCACGATGAAACGCACGGATAATGCGGCCATCACCGACGTGATCCCCACCCGGCTGTGCGGGTTATCGGGATGCGCGAGCAGCAGCGAGGTACAGATAAGTAAATCATATACCTGGAGCGGGAGTACCCTGCTGGGGTTGCTGGGGTCAAAGCAGTACAACATTCCGCTCTATTTCCGCACCGTCGCCGGGCAAAACGTCACTGCCGGGCCATATCAGGTGCAGTTAACCTTCAGCATTAACTACAGCGTCTGCTCCGTGGGCGCGCTTGGCATTTGCACAATCAATCAGACGGGAACCGCGACAACCACCATCCTGCTGGATATGACCGTCACCAACGACTGCAGCGCCATGACCACGCCAGATGTGAACTTCAACAGCGCGCCGCTGGTGCAAAGTTTCCCCACCGTCTCGCAGGCGATTGCCGTCACCTGTACCAAAGGAAGTTCGTATACCATCGGCATTAATAACGGTGCCAACGCGCTGAACAACGTGCGGCGGATGGTGAGCGGCAGCAACGCCATGAGCTACGACATCTATAAGGAAGCCACCGGTAACCGCTGGGGCGGCAGCGGCAGCGAGCGCTGGTCAAGCGCGGTATCGTCCCAGGTCAGTACCGACGGTTTACTGCGCACCTACAACTACACCGCGAAAGTCCTGACCAATCAGGCCACGCCGCCCGCCGGAACCTACACCGACACGCTGATTGTCGACGTGGCGTTTTAACCCCGCGCTTTTCCCTTTCGCAAATGTAAAGTTCCTGTGGGCTGTGCCGATAACACCGTTAATAAATCTATGAGAAGGTGTTGTATGTTGAACCGTATCCGCGTTGTCACAATGCTCATGATGGTGCTGGTCATTTTCGCACTTCTTCAGCTCATCTCCGGCGGGCTTTTTTTCTCGTCATTAAAACAGAACCAGGACAGCTTCGCGGCCTCGAACGATCTCCGCCTGCAGCAGAGTGAACTCACGTCGACGTGGGATCTGATGCTGCAAACGCGTATCAACCTGAGCCGCTCGTCCGCGCGCATGATGATGGACCCCAACAATCAGCAGAGCAGCGCGAAAACCGATCTGTTGAAAAATGCCCGTGCCACCCTCGCTGACGCCGCGAAACATTACGACG
This region of Enterobacter asburiae genomic DNA includes:
- a CDS encoding fimbria/pilus outer membrane usher protein, translated to MAVDARQLKPAMMILLCVSSATLAGPGDDSLPPPPQAQAINDEAVFQLAIVVNHYDTGLVVPVTQRKGAFFISSADLLRAGLPPAHVPTGEVNLSSLAQVRVEYDSAAQRLLLNVPRDWVTARVTPFSAQAAQAKPHYGRGALLNYDLYTNHTEHIGGQASIWHEFRYFNENGSFSSTGYARENFTGNDGQQEGYVRYDTTLLFTNEDDAMSWSAGDVISDALSWSSSVRMGGISVGRDFSLRPDLVTWPLPEFAGEAAVPTSVDLFINGYRSGSTQLQPGPFTLTNLPYINGAGDAVLVTTDALGRQVSTTLPFYVTSDLLKQGLSDGAVTLGSLRRNYGIKNFDYGPAAGSGSYRYGMTDWLTLEGHAEGAQELALGGAGTVIKLGQFGVVNTSYSQSRMRGDAGGQINWGYQYSTSEFSVATQHTRRDRGFGNLALYDQPTVYDENNKPIASFSRNTDQYSLTFNLGRYGNIGAAWIGVESFDSQKTELLNLSWSRNLWGASSIYLAGSRDRQRGDWTVALSLQVPLGARDSAAVTVENTPDAGSTQRINYNHSMPSDGGFSWNMAWANQSRSSDYQQGTLGWRNNNIELQGGGYGERDTMTWWGEAMGAVVLMDGELFAANKINDAFVVISTDGHPDVPVSYENQPVGKTNNNGYLLVSGVSAYYPASYRIDTLNLPADTRLKETERRIAIRRHSGYLVDFPMEQERVASVILHDARGKALPVGSQVRRASRSNAVVGYDGIAWLENLSDVNPLEVIAPDGRRCKTTLTVGANPEHKLKTYGPLVCREEP
- a CDS encoding spore coat protein U domain-containing protein is translated as MTRLLLFILLLFSGGGWAACTVSTVNASFGSVTSFALSGTGEVQTTGTLVVACDAVLNMLTSDSVTLTYTAASVSGSSRATMKRTDNAAITDVIPTRLCGLSGCASSSEVQISKSYTWSGSTLLGLLGSKQYNIPLYFRTVAGQNVTAGPYQVQLTFSINYSVCSVGALGICTINQTGTATTTILLDMTVTNDCSAMTTPDVNFNSAPLVQSFPTVSQAIAVTCTKGSSYTIGINNGANALNNVRRMVSGSNAMSYDIYKEATGNRWGGSGSERWSSAVSSQVSTDGLLRTYNYTAKVLTNQATPPAGTYTDTLIVDVAF